The DNA sequence CATGTTTCAATCTATCCCTAAGGCTGATGCAGTTCTACTTaaggtatatatattttatggtggaaactcaggtggaGTCGACTTTATGTGAAATTGATATCTAAGagctattagataaaaatttattcaaatcagtcaaatcatctaatcgttctaaattatcaacttcacgtgaaatctaCTGTGCACCTGAGTTTCTACCGTATTTCATCAAATATAAGAATAAATGGTGataaagattattattattatttttaaaaaagttgtatatgattttttaattgttttgtttttgttttcagtgGATTTTACATGATTGGGATGATGATAATTGCATAAAGATATTGAAAAAATGCAAAGATGCTGTTTCTTCAAGTAATAATAAAAGAGGGAAAATAATGATCATAGATATTGTGATAGATGATGAAAAACAAGACCAGCCTGAAATTACCCTAGCAAAGCTTCAATTGGATTTAGCGGTGATAACAAATAATGGAAAAGAAAGAACCACAGAAGAATGGAAGAAACTCTTCATGGAAGCAGAGTGTCATCAAGACTACAAAATTTCACCTTTAACCGGACATATGTCTCTTATTGAGATATATATTTAAACAATAATggttaaatgaaataaataaagttGTAATGTCTTGATGAAtagttttttataataatatgtaTATCTACTAAATAATGGTGAAAGGCAATGCAACGTGTGTCTTGAATGATTTTAGGTTCTATGTATTAAATAAAGCCAAAGTGTATGTTATGCAacaatttcatttgaattttacTGTGTGATACTTGCTTCATCTCCCTTCCGAGTTGAATTTGTAGTTTTCGAGGaagtgttatattttttaattttgattatttattattaatgagATTTTGAGTATTATTTAGGAGTGTGAAAGACGATTGTTAATAAATTAGAGGGTCCGATTTAGTATGACATAAATAAAAAGCTAGAATTGTTTAAATTCTTAATTCTAACCCATcaatttgggtttttaaaatttttttattttttaaattataaaatttacccTCCAATTTACCCATCAATACCTAAGATTCAATTTGTTCATCAATCAAATTTGAGCACAAATAAGAGACAAGGTTTTCTCTCTCTCACAATATTTACCTtcggatttgtgtattattgtttaaaaaaaattaactccaTATTAATGCGATACATCTCAATAACTCATAATAACGCATAACACGTAATGGAAATCCATTAAAAAAAAAGTCGAAGTGTTAGCCCATATTCTAATAATAATCTTTATTGGAATAGAAATTCTATAATATATTATGAAATCATCATCACtccttataaaaaatttaagttgataaaatattagatatatctaataatataataattattgtttATGGGTTAGTCTTGTGATGTAAACTATTTCTATAAAAAGACTTGgctcacaaaaaaatatttcatgcgAAGACTACGAATATTTTAATCCTTACTTCTCTACAAGTTGATATatacattattaatttattattgactAAGATTGATATGTACATCATGAACCATTGAACCTTGACATAATTATTGTTTACGACAAATTGGTTTTCTAGTAAACTCTATTTGATTTGTTACTCTGTAATTTAAAATACCAGttgatataaatttaaaaaaaaatattggctAAAAGTATGTTATTAATTACACTGTTAGACTAAAAATATTTAactgttaataattaaaaatattaatcaatataaaataaaaaaattatactatgtctacactaaaatcagctatcaatataaaatacatactagaatataaatatacgttgaaaataaattaaatcatacatatatttatacgcAATACATTGGTGAATgattttaatgactgattttagtgtacaaataatatttttaaaaataaaattactaactcttgaactttttttacatatataattttcaatttttaaatgtgTATATTTTTCGTTAGTTACGTTAATTAtagatttatttttaaatgaCCGTTCTAATTAGTTACTGATCAAAATTAACAACTAActtatgaaattattattattattattattattattattattattattattatttagcatTCTCTATTTCTCTAAGGttctatttttgtctttttgtgaAAAGTCGATATTTGGTGGGAGAGGAAAATTTGATTAAGAATATTCGAGCTTATTAAAATTAGCAAAACCTTCTTGCAAAACTCTCTATATATAAATCCATGCAAATGCTAATTAGACATCACAAAAAACAAAGTATCATCACATACAAAGCTTCCTTTGCAATTAATCATGGCTTCAAATTCATTATCCACTAATGGCCGTGAAGTAAATAAGATCTTTGAAGGTCAAGTTCATTTGTACAAACACCTTTTTGCCTTCTTTGACTCTCTTTGCCTTAAGTGGTGCGTTGACCAAAGCGTACCAAACATAATTCACAACCATGGTCAACCTATGACTCTTCATGAGTTGGTTTCCAAGTTACAAGTTCCAACGGCTAAGATTAGTGGTGTGCATCGCTTAATGCGTTATCTTGCACACATTGGATTCTTTGATGTAGTTAGAATCcaagaaaatcaagaagaaaaggaagcataTGCTCTAACTAATTCATCGGAGCTTCTTGTTCGAGGCACCAACCATTGTTTATCTTCTGTGGTTGACTTTGTTCTTGACCCCTCTATTTTAACCTCGTACCACCACTTGGGGAAGTGGATTCATGATGATGGAGATCAAGCACCATTTGCCTTGGCCTTAGGAACAGGTATGACACATAATGTCACATATATAGTTTATGGTTGATATCATCAATATAGGATTCATATGGATAAGTACTTTGCTCCCTTACATAACGTTTGTTTTGAGGTTTTAAGACAGAGGCTGAGAAACTAAgattcagtatcatgtttgttagtttagagattagtattaaaatttctgtttctgtctctaaaattttaatattttagtatcTCCAAAATTTAGGAATACAAgtgactaaaatttttaaaaatggagactgaaactttaataacattttatacctaaaatatcctcatacctcatttcaattaattaattttaattttatcctttatacaaattaaattagaatttcattcttgtttcaatttctgtctcctattttacaccaaatagaatactgagatttatttcactCTTTGTCTCTTAGTCCCTGCCTCTCAGTCTCAatctttctgtctctgtctctccaccaaaacACTACTTTAATTACTAGCCATCGAAACGAGCCGTGACAACtgattttttttagtatataaaattttttatatatataaatttttttgttaactatttttttagactttaaataatttattataaacatatatgaatatatgattgaaattttttatttgtatgaaTATCAAGTAAAAAATTATTGCAAAAATTATGAAGTgatttgaaaaaatagaatttaaatgaGTCTACTTGTCTAACTCATTAACTCAAAAAAAGTCGACATTTTTTTGACTCGTTTAAAATACAAGTCAATTTAAATTTATCCACTCATTGGTTCAGTTGACATTATTATACGAATCtacataattattattttttgttgtaaaattatttttagtattgatttttaaaaaatttaaaatttaaaatttaaaataaaaagttatctTCTTAGTAAAAGTTGTTTGAGTCAATTTAAATTTACAAATTCACTCTAATAATTCTTTTAATTCATCAAGAGTGGAGAGTGGagggaaattaatttttattattattaaataaattatttataaaattttcattGTATTATAAGAGAATATATATCATCATCATGCAAGTTACACTTAAAATGATCAATTGATAATTTCCTTAAAATTGCAATATAACGTTTTCAAGATCTTGTCATTTATATATTTGGTTTATTTTGATCTTTTCATTGTTCCAATAATTGATCATATTCTATATATTCCAAACAGGAATTTGGGACTTTCTTAGCAAAAGTCCTACACATATGACATCCTTCAATGATGCAACTGCTAGTGACTCTCAAATCATAAACTTGGCATTGAAAGATCATGGTGTTATCTTTGAAGGGTTGGAATCAATTGTAGATGTTGCTGGAGGAACTGGAATGGTAGCCAAGCATATCTCTGACACATTTCCACATTTGAAATGCATAGTTTTTGACCTTCCACAGGTTGTAAAAAATCTTAAGGGAACCAATAATTTGAGTTATGTTGGTGGGGACATGTTTCAATCTATCCCTAAGGCTGATGCAGTTTTACTTAAGGTATATACCTAGTCATATATGTGCGCATTTATAATATAACTAAGATTTAGCCAAGATATAAATTTGGccactaatttttaatttagcgacTGATTTAGTGACTAACTAGAATAATTTTAGTGGCGgtcactaaattaaaaattagcaGCCGTTTTAGcgattaacttttttttatatataaaaaaattaatggatCATTAAATTGGTCGctattagtaactaattttattaGTCTCTAAAATCGATAGTTATTCTATTAATTTCTTGTAGTAGTATTTGAACTAAATTGTTTATCTAAttcaaattttgtttattttaaatgaTATTGGACTTCTATATAAGCCATCCTGTAAAAGAAGCTAgagttatatttaaaaatatttttggtgttAATTATATTCATAAAATACAATGTCTCTGATATCATTATTTAAATCCCAAGAgggattaataatatttttttttaaaaaagaaaatagaaatagaagaAAGACAAATTGAATATTTCACAAAATCTCAAGATGGATCAATAAAATTTGCATTGTTTGTAAGTAATTTATGGGTATtactatatatattcttttaatctttttctCCATTCTATTATTTTCAGTGGATTTTACATGATTGGGGTGACAATGATTGCTTGAAGATATTGAACAAGTGCAAAGATGCAATTTCAAATAATAAGAAAAGAGGAAAAATAATTATCATAGATATTGTTATAGACGATGGAAAGCAAGATCACCCTGATATTACTCAAGCAAAACTTCAGATGGATTTAACTGTCACAACATATTATAATGGGAAAGAGAGAACTACACAAGAATGGAAGAAACTTTTTACAGAGGCAAATTGTCAACATTACAAAATTTCACCTTTAACAGGATATATGTCTCTTattgaggtttatccctgaacatGTAATCTTATGATCCATCTTTATCATAATAGTGTAATTTTCATCTCATGCaccaaataatatttttctctaatttccTTTGTTATCTTGTATGTAGCGGCGGTTGCACTAATATAGACTGCGTTTGGTTATGAGAATAGAATAAGGATAAgacaaaacattaaaaataaaatataaaaaataaagacaaaaattagtatttttatattttatttgatgataataaacaaaaataaattataaatatctaatttatttttattttttttcattcaaaaaaattgagaaaaaaatataacaataaaaaatataattataaaaaattaataaaaaattaaaaataaaaaataagttatattttttgttagtatttttattatttttctgtcaaaattgatacaaaatacactaattcaatatttttaaacataatttcTTCTGTATCTCATCTATTAAATATGATTGTGTTTCAATATTCCTATTTCAGTGTTCACGTGCTATAAACAAAGACAGCTAtatattggaatggaaaatatttaattaatgatgAATTGTTTCATagatcttttatttctttaatatattgaatgtttaatatttttttaaatttatttatttatttttcaattaacatGTTCACAATACTGAAATATAATGCAAGGCCCATTATTGTCGGTTGCACAAAGTTTGCAAATGGATCAGACCAGTTTTGTTAGGAAGCAACATTCAGTTCAGGACCACTGGGCTAATGTCCTTTCCATTTGCTTTTTACTCATTTCCAATTTTGTTAccataaaatacatatttaacaATACCACAGAAAAAAAACGACATATTAAcatctcataaaaaaatttattatactattataaacaaatttaattattcgtctcttataaattcaattattttactataacatatttgattattttgatagctaattatttagttaaatatagataaataatatacCGATTTTTAGtgtacaaaaattatttttgtatttgttaaCTATTCCTTATAAAATAGTGtagataaaattttatgattgagGTGTTTTTGCTTTTTATTGCTTGTTTTATTTGAGTTTCAGAAATTTATATCCTGTACTCCACTATGCTTTAATTGGATTCAGGACCAAAGAAGAGCTCAAAGTGACACTCAGATCTTTTCTTTTTTGGTGCATAAAGTTGTAACGTTTAAAAAGTTATGTCCCATGTATATATCTAGTAGGGAGTATGAAGAACTTTTATCTTGAATCATATATATGATTTAGTTTTTATGTTTTGCTTCTCTAATTTGTCACAAATGttcaatcatataattttattttttgattgtcAGTATCAAATGAACTACTATTTTCTAATGTCGCGAAAATTCACCTTTCAATTTACAAGAAATTGACCATACATGATACATAATACTATTCCTAAAACTTTAATCAGAAAcatgatatttaaataatttaagaaaGTACTATTTGTATCGGGTCCATGCATATGGCCATATGTATGATTTGATCATTCATATACTTACATATGTATGTATTACTACACCaactaaaataactataaaaattaaattcatatagaTAACCACTCTTGGAGTTTGAGGTGCCTAGAAAtacttaaaaaattgaaaattttcctTATCAACACTTAtcctaattaattaagaaaagcaaGGTATTCAAGTTCTTAATACATATTATAGTCCAAGATATCATTaattaaaggtttaattattctgttagtctttataatttcacgaaatttttaattaagtttttgtatttttttttcttttttttttggtcaagtattttttttcctttcaattgagtccttgtaccaaattttttttaattggatccctatattttttttcttttatttgggttcctacaccaattttttttagttgggcccttataaaattaaatcaattactactaagaaagacctaaatgaaaaaaaaattagtacaaagacccaattaaaagaaaaaaaagtataaaaacctaattaaaaatttcacgaaactatagagaccaacagaataattaaaccttaattaAATCGAAATTTAAGCACAAGAAGAGAAATAGCCAAAGAACATAACATTAACTATTTAACTTGCACCTAAACATAGGGGTTTGAAATGAaatattgtattatatatattataattagtataaattaaagtagttttacatgtgcattcaaTTACGTAAaatcacattaataaaaataactatcttttataTTAAACGCGTAAATAGTCTTTGTACGACTGTGTAAAACGTTTTATACTATGAgtgcataaaaataattattaacaataaaatagaaaagaaaatagggagaaagaaaCAAAGCTAAGGCAATGGAGTGTAGAGAGTAGGGACCCAAAGGAAACCCGTGAAGCATGATTGTTGATATTGATGGGTATGGCGGTGCCCATCACGCGCAACCCTACTTGCATTGGTCCCATATATGGCAAAGACAAAAAATACATTAATATATGGCTCTCCCAATATTATAACCATCAAATCCTTGCTCTTCCACGTTCACAATTCACATTTCCATATTTATtcacttcttcctctcttctttgttttctttgaaGCACTTTGATGAATCATGATCGTCACGGATTCTATTGGTTCACTTTTAGGAGCATCATCATatgattaattaatatatatcacATCAACAAGCTAAGGTAGTTAGGGCATGCAATGAATTAAGATATTATAAGTTTTTAATGTATCTCATCACAATATGAATATATGATAAATATAAGTTGGAGTTCTTTCTTGCTACTATCATGAAATTActctttttgaaattttaattttttgaatttatctaaaatttgaatatactttctttttttatatatatatactgaatttttttaagaattaacaaaaattaaattctaaatttttttattattaaaattctaatattatgttatgaaattattttttttcaaaaggttaaatgaataagaaaagacatGCTTGAATAGTTAAATATTTAACAACGACTACGTGTAAAAACTTTTTAATTAATAAGCTAAATGATTtatgacttttttttatataaattaaactcATTAAATTATATACATGTAAAGTGTTATATATTGCcattaaagaaattaaagataatttcaaaTTCGTTTTTTACTACAACCATTCCTCTTGGTTAATTATTTCTAACAAGTACACTATAAAATTGTGGGAATAattgaagtcataaaaacaaaaaaagaaacacCTCCATGACCATGAACCAAATAGATAATTATTAGTTTTAAACTTTGCAAGGAATAATTGTTCTTGAACATGACATGTAGAGAATTATTGAAGGCAATGCATGCAAAAAGGTTTACACTAAACAGTTCTATAGGATGGTCGGTGGGCTCCAATTCCTGAATCAATAATTCCTCTTTAATTTCATACTCAATTCAAAATTGGAAGATTCAGTTTGTTTCACATTGGAAACtagttaaattaaatttagctgATCAAAGTGCAACTTAATTATCATCAAGAGTTACTTGATTTAAGATtcctaataaataataatcattACTTCATCAGTTTCACTACAAATTAAACATATGTATCTGAGTAAGTGTGGATTCAAATAAAGAAGATAAAAGGGAACTCTTTACATAacaattaatcacttaattaattaCATGTTTGAGTTTCCGTACACACACATATAAATATGAGTTTAACTAGGGTTAAGTAGttaaaatcaataatttttaaatttttttattttaaattctaaattttaagtcTTAACTTTAAATTCTCTAAAGTGaaggttaaaaataattttataataaaaaataattatattaactagggataagtattgttttgatccctcacgttgagggtcggAATTGAACCCGTCCCtgatctaattttcgatttagaatcgtccttaacgtttttttcgtattaaaatcgttctttttatttttttaacaaaaatacccTCCCTTttcccctctccctctccctcccccACCCCCAACCCCGGTCTCCcccccccctcccctcccctAGTCTCCTCTCGGTCTCCCCTTCCCCCCTCCCCCTCCTCCTCCCCTTCCGCCCTCCCGcctccccctcccctccccccacccccgatctccccttcccccctccccctccccctcctccTCCCCTTCCCGcctccccctcccctcccctcccccaaCCCCACCCCCGCCCTGTCTCCCCTCCCCTGCCCACgcgtgttttatttttttttaattttataatttttattaaagtaagggtagtttaagaataaaattaaaaattttattaaaatgacgattttaatatgaaaaaaacgtTAAAgacgattctaaatcgaaaattagatcaAGGACGagttcgattctgaccctcaacgtgagggactaaaacaatacttatccctattaactaattaaaatttggtaatattatATAGTTATAGCTTAGGTTAAATATTTGAACTTTTCATTATACTTTGCCACAAACCCTATATATATTTGTAAACAAAGAAATAGTAAAACTATTTCCTACTAGAGTGAAATATAATGAGTTTAATAACGCAAATAAAAGGTTCAATTTGCTAATAGGATCCCTTATGTGAGATAATAATATATTGCAATTGTAATTTATTGCAAGTGGATGGTAAACATACATTGGCTTTTTCTAATTAGTCAATACCCTAATAAGTAATAACCCTTTCAAAACGGCAATAATAATATGGTTTTTGTCACCTATTGCTATAGGCCTATAAACTAAGAAGCTAAGGTAATGATATGATGCATTTTGATTGATGAACATAAACATCGATATCATTAAGAGTTTAATAGTTCTTCTTATCTATATTATATTATCTTCTATATAaattcaatcttttttttttaattattattattatgacaacTTGTCTTTACTTAAGTAAATTCCTTTACTAAGACTTTCACTGCCttagaatattatttttgaaagtaTTGTTTCTCGAAATGTTGTTTATGTAGTGATGAGACAAATACATAATCAATACTTAGTAGAGTTAAGCTCCAATTTGGTTTCTATTATTAACAAGTTCcactaatttagtaattaattttttaattattataatttagtcttttaaatttaaaaaagtatatCAATATAGTTCTTCGTATATTTTTGTCACTAAAATTCAATGTCGTTAGTGACATACCTCAAACCTTGACTAAGGGACGAATTTATGTGTAGGGGTGTGACGATAATTATTTCATTGAACTTTCAAAAAACTAATAACAAGTATATATATGTGTAGAGAATTACCTCATTACAATAATTTATTTACCCCACacttcaaaaaaaattatgtataagaaatatttatattattaaatattaatacaataataaaaattattgtattatataaattcaaaacaaatattaataataactaataataatctaattatttaattacctAAAGTTAAACTtaactttttaaatataaatgagattattagtatttaatatttttttataatatatatcatttatttaatttttattgttttgtttaatttaattttgtttatacatacatataatattattttcgttaaaaaaattattataatattataaaatatcaaCTTTGCaattaaatatcaaaaaattatttgatattttttaatagaaaaaaatatattattttgtctATACCTGCGTATAAAGATAATTatgattgtttaatttgaatttttatttttccctaattttttttgtctctttcgcataactttaaaaaaaattcaaacatcaaaattaaaaatagttaaaattctaaattagttCATTCCAGTTAtattccttataaattttttagtattgagttataatttttttgtatcatataaaaaataatcaatataaatGTAATTTGACGGATATTAAATGCTTGAATAAGcacaaatattaataataaatgtatTACTCATGCAATATTACCGAAATATTGAaatgagaaaaatatttttaaattaaattactaTACTTTTAGatgtattaatattaatatatattttttattattttattatattattttgcctccacttctaaaattttctggatccgtcacttaGCCTTGTCGTCGTACGCATTTTGGCGCTAAAAGGTATTAATAAACGGCACTTAAAGGTTTGAACAATTTTGTCATAATCAAATTTCTTATCATACCTCTTAAACGACGTCATTTTATGTCTTCTTTAACACCAAAACACATATGATGTCGTTTTAATATGTCTAGTGTGTCAAAGTTTGAGCCACATCTCTACCAGCATTGAATTTCGGTGACAGAAAATATACAAAGAATTACATTAATGTACTTTTTTTAAATTTGGAGAATTAAATTGTAACAATTAAAAAATCAAGAACTAAATCAATACAACTCATTAATTTTAAGAACCAAATAAAACTTAACTCATATTCGGTGACCACAAATTCAAGCAAATAtagattttaatatatatatatatatatatatatatatatatatggtgagttctatggtgtagaaagaaaaaaatttctacACCTATAGATATGTGTTGGTTCATTAGAGAATTTGACAAGTGTTTAAAGAAAGAGACAAAGTTTATACTCTTTGTAGGaatgatataaaaaaattctcttttttATATAGAATTTAAGTGAGTAATTATTTTCATTATGACTAATTATGTTGACATAATAATAGACCTCATCATAAATTGGATTTCTGTTTTATTATTGTTCGAAAAATAACGACTCAGTTTAAGTTATTAACCAtttaatctaaatttattttttatttacaaaatatatagtaaattattttatatagcaatattgtttaaaaataaagGGTTGTAtgatatctaataaaaaaaatatttgtgtcataagttttatattattaaattgtcTTAAAAGTATGTTTAccgtcacaaaattaaaaaattgtaaataacaatataataaataatattttttattgttaacttttaatttaattaaacgtATTTAGTGAATTTAGATGCTAGCAAAAATtagtgtaatttattttattttaataataaaaagatcaTTAAGTATGTATTgctcataatataaaaaaaaataattacaaatggATATTGTTAGTATCACTAATTATGTAATATGTGAGTCATATTTCTGGAATACATTACAATTGTATTTTGGCTTACAATATAACAcaatgaatatattttttatttggaacTTATTTATTCCATTGATTTctataattttatgaaatttttaattaagtttttatattttttttttaattgagtctttgctctaaagtttttttaattgagtctctatACGGTAaaaaaggacctaattaaaaaaaaattaatgcaaaaactaaattaaaaaaatataaagacttaattgaaaattttgtaaaattatagaaaccaacaaaataattaaatttttatttggatttaacaAAGTTTACTataatagtaataacaataataaatatggattaaaaataaaaataataagttagtttattaaaagattaaaatgattcaaagttcaaacaaaataaaatatataaactgaAGCCTTTTATTGTAGTTGTTAAAatcgataaaaaaataattttgtggtgAGATTTATCATCttactaaatttaattttaattagtataattagTCAATCAAAATTTTGACCTAACCACTTGCAGAAAAAACAAGGCCCTTGTATTTTTCCTGCAAAGAGTACAGATTTTGTCCCCCTTTAAACACTTGTCAAGCTCTCCAACGAACCAATACATATCTAtaagtataaaaaattttttctttctacaCTGTAGAactcacctatatatatatatatatatatatatatatatatgcctatGAATATGACCGTTGGATATATTTATATAGCTGaagtttatatttatttaatttgatctaTGGATCGATCGGatcattatattttaaatttatatttaagtcTTTCTAAGTTTTTTCAGTCGCTAATCACTTAACTAATTGTCTTCTATATAATAACTACCAAACTAACGGGATGCTTTATTGATCTTATGCAACTAAAATATGAACTTAGGGTATGTTGATTATTATTGAAAGCTAaggtttatttttctattatattataaataaaataaaagtataaaatatcgtttttgtttttaatgtttagaataaattatatttgtATTCTTAAagtttaaatcgtcttatttgtatctttaatatttataaaaatgattTAATGTTATCTTGTCATTAA is a window from the Arachis hypogaea cultivar Tifrunner unplaced genomic scaffold, arahy.Tifrunner.gnm2.J5K5 arahy.Tifrunner.gnm2.scaffold_54, whole genome shotgun sequence genome containing:
- the LOC112798104 gene encoding isoflavone-7-O-methyltransferase 6-like, with the translated sequence MASNSLSTNGREVNKIFEGQVHLYKHLFAFFDSLCLKWCVDQSVPNIIHNHGQPMTLHELVSKLQVPTAKISGVHRLMRYLAHIGFFDVVRIQENQEEKEAYALTNSSELLVRGTNHCLSSVVDFVLDPSILTSYHHLGKWIHDDGDQAPFALALGTGIWDFLSKSPTHMTSFNDATASDSQIINLALKDHGVIFEGLESIVDVAGGTGMVAKHISDTFPHLKCIVFDLPQVVKNLKGTNNLSYVGGDMFQSIPKADAVLLKWILHDWGDNDCLKILNKCKDAISNNKKRGKIIIIDIVIDDGKQDHPDITQAKLQMDLTVTTYYNGKERTTQEWKKLFTEANCQHYKISPLTGYMSLIEVYP